One genomic region from Burkholderia latens encodes:
- a CDS encoding NAD+ synthase: protein MKTRLALAQINVTVGDFAGNVARIVAAARAAHDDGAQLMVAPELALSGYPPEDLLLRPAFYTAAAAALDALADALRAFDGLAVLVGHPLRGAGSGAQAPAVDGNANRPIERGVPPSDTYNAVSLIVGGEIVGTYRKQDLPNADVFDEKRYFATDTEPLVFELNGVRYGVIICEDAWHASAAQIAKAAGAQVLLIPNGSPYHMNKEALRVDILRARIRETGLPMVYVNLVGGQDELVFDGGSFVLDGDGALVAKMPQFDEGHAIVEFDGARPLPGKIAPELPLDAQVYRALVTGVRDYIGKNGFPGALIGLSGGVDSALVLAVACDALGPDRVRAVMMPSRYTADISTTDAAEMARRVGVRYDEIAIAPMFDAFRAALASEFAGCAEDATEENIQARIRGTLLMALSNKFGSIVLTTGNKSEMAVGYCTLYGDMAGGFAVIKDIAKTQVYRLCRYRNATADYGSRDVIPERILTRAPSAELRENQTDQDSLPPYDVLDAIMQMYMEEDRPLAEIVAAGYAEADVARVTRLIKVNEYKRRQAPIGIRVTHRAFGRDWRYPITSRFTERLG from the coding sequence GAACTCGCGCTGTCCGGCTATCCGCCGGAAGACCTGCTGCTGCGCCCCGCGTTCTACACGGCCGCCGCCGCCGCGCTCGATGCGCTCGCCGACGCGCTGCGCGCGTTCGACGGGCTCGCGGTGCTGGTCGGCCATCCGTTGCGCGGTGCGGGCAGCGGTGCGCAGGCGCCCGCCGTCGATGGTAATGCAAACCGCCCGATCGAGCGCGGCGTGCCGCCGTCGGACACTTACAACGCGGTGTCGCTGATCGTCGGCGGCGAGATCGTCGGCACCTACCGCAAGCAGGATCTGCCGAACGCCGACGTGTTCGACGAGAAGCGTTACTTCGCGACCGACACGGAGCCGCTCGTGTTCGAGCTGAACGGCGTCAGATACGGCGTGATCATCTGCGAGGATGCCTGGCATGCGTCGGCCGCGCAGATCGCGAAGGCCGCCGGCGCGCAGGTGCTGTTGATCCCGAACGGTTCGCCGTACCACATGAACAAGGAAGCGCTGCGCGTCGACATCCTGCGCGCGCGAATCCGCGAAACCGGGCTGCCGATGGTGTACGTGAACCTCGTCGGCGGGCAGGACGAGCTCGTGTTCGACGGCGGTTCGTTCGTGCTCGACGGCGACGGCGCACTCGTCGCGAAAATGCCGCAGTTCGACGAAGGCCACGCGATCGTCGAATTCGACGGTGCGCGGCCGTTGCCGGGCAAGATCGCGCCCGAGCTGCCGCTCGACGCACAGGTCTATCGCGCGCTCGTGACCGGCGTGCGCGACTACATCGGCAAGAACGGCTTTCCCGGCGCGCTGATCGGGCTGTCGGGCGGCGTCGATTCGGCGCTGGTGCTCGCGGTCGCGTGCGACGCGCTCGGGCCCGACCGCGTACGCGCGGTGATGATGCCGTCGCGCTACACGGCCGACATCTCGACCACCGACGCGGCGGAGATGGCGCGGCGCGTCGGCGTGCGCTACGACGAGATCGCGATCGCGCCGATGTTCGACGCATTCCGGGCGGCGCTCGCGAGCGAATTCGCGGGCTGCGCGGAGGACGCGACGGAAGAGAACATCCAGGCGCGCATCCGCGGCACGCTGCTGATGGCGCTGTCGAACAAGTTCGGCTCGATCGTGCTGACCACCGGCAACAAGAGCGAGATGGCGGTCGGCTACTGCACGCTGTACGGCGACATGGCCGGCGGCTTCGCGGTCATCAAGGACATCGCGAAGACGCAGGTCTACCGGCTGTGCCGCTATCGCAATGCAACGGCCGACTACGGCTCGCGCGACGTGATCCCCGAGCGGATCCTTACCCGCGCGCCATCGGCGGAGCTGCGCGAGAACCAGACGGACCAGGACAGCCTGCCGCCGTACGACGTGCTCGACGCGATCATGCAGATGTATATGGAGGAGGACCGGCCGCTTGCCGAAATCGTCGCGGCCGGCTATGCGGAGGCCGACGTCGCGCGCGTGACGCGGCTCATCAAGGTCAACGAATACAAGCGCCGCCAGGCGCCGATCGGGATTCGCGTCACGCACCGCGCGTTCGGGCGCGACTGGCGCTATCCGATCACGTCACGCTTTACCGAGCGTCTCGGCTGA
- a CDS encoding P-II family nitrogen regulator, with amino-acid sequence MKRITAIIKPFKLDEVREALAEVGLTGLTVTEVKGFGRQKGHTELYRGAEYVVDFLPKMKIEVVVAEAQVDQVIDAVIGAARTGKIGDGKIFVSDVERVIRIRTGEENEAAV; translated from the coding sequence ATGAAACGCATCACAGCCATCATCAAGCCGTTCAAGCTGGACGAAGTCCGCGAAGCGCTCGCCGAAGTGGGCCTGACGGGCCTGACCGTGACGGAAGTGAAGGGCTTCGGCCGCCAGAAGGGGCACACCGAGCTGTATCGCGGCGCCGAATACGTCGTCGATTTCCTGCCGAAGATGAAGATCGAGGTGGTCGTCGCGGAAGCGCAGGTCGATCAGGTGATCGACGCGGTGATCGGTGCGGCCCGCACCGGCAAGATCGGCGACGGCAAGATCTTCGTGTCGGACGTCGAGCGCGTGATCCGTA